In Trifolium pratense cultivar HEN17-A07 linkage group LG7, ARS_RC_1.1, whole genome shotgun sequence, a genomic segment contains:
- the LOC123894682 gene encoding uncharacterized protein LOC123894682, translated as MIFNKGSMHSNLDCFVRCTTPVVQSQFLPKSEITNLNRLWQPWERERVEYFTLGDLWNCYDEWSAYGTGVPITLTSGETLVQYYVPYLSAIQIFTSNTYREETESGDCETRDSYSDSYSDESECDKLWRWDGTSSEEGGYEQDCLWHLNDRLGHLYCQYFERSNPYGRVPLMDKISGLAQRYPGLMSLRSVDLSPASWMAVAWYPIYHIPMGRTIKDLSTCFLTYHTLSSSFQGMDLDDDIEGGQVKKKEGESISLPAFGLATYKMQGGNVWVAGNRGRDQERLMSLLSVADSWLKQLRVQHHDFNYFMGIRHG; from the exons ATGATTTTTAATAAAGGGTCAATGCATTCTAACCTTGATTGTTTCGTTCGTTGTACAACACCCGTTGTTCAATCTCAGTTTCTTCCTAAG TCGGAGATTACAAACCTTAACCGTTTGTGGCAACCATGGGAAAGAGAAAGAGTTGAATATTTCACCTTAGGTGATCTTTGGAATTGTTATGATGAATGGAGTGCTTATGGAACTGGTGTTCCAATCACGTTAACTAGTGGTGAAACACTTGTACAGTACTATGTTCCTTATCTTTCTGCAATTCAGATTTTCACTAGCAATACTTATAG GGAAGAAACAGAATCAGGTGATTGTGAGACAAGGGATTCATACAGTGATTCTTATAGTGATGAGAGTGAGTGTGATAAATTATGGAGATGGGATGGAACTTCATCAGAAGAAGGAGGATATGAACAAGATTGTCTTTGGCATTTGAATGATAGATTGGGTCATCTCTATTGTCAATATTTTGAAAGATCAAATCCATATGGAAGAGTTCCTCTAATGGATAAG ATATCTGGATTAGCTCAAAGATACCCAGGGTTAATGTCATTAAGAAGTGTGGATCTTTCACCAGCAAGTTGGATGGCTGTTGCTTG GTACCCAATATATCACATTCCTATGGGAAGAACAATTAAAGATCTTTCAACATGCTTCCTCACTTACCACacactttcatcttcatttcaag GGATGGACCTAGATGATGATATTGAGGGTGGGCAAGTGAAGAAAAAAGAAGGAGAAAGCATCTCATTGCCAGCATTTGGATTGGCAACATACAAAATGCAAGGTGGGAATGTGTGGGTTGCTGGTAATCGTGGTCGGGACCAAGAAAGATTAATGTCACTATTAAGTGTGGCAGATTCATGGTTGAAGCAACTAAGGGTTCAGCATCATGACTTTAATTACTTCATGGGCATTCGTCATGgctaa